ctcacagacacacctcagagtagagacacactaaacctccatcagtactgactcacagacacacctcagagtagagacacactaaacctccatcagtactgactcacagacacacctcagagtagagacacactaaacctccatcagtactgactcagacacacctcagagtagagccacactaaacctccatcagtactgactcacagacacacctcagagtagagccacactaaacctccatcagtactgactcagacacacctcagagtagagccacactaaacctccatcagtactgactcagacacacctcagagtagagccacactaaacctccatcagtactgactcacagacacacctcagagtagagccacactaaacctccatcagtactgactcacagacacacctcagagtagagccacactaaacctccatcagtactgactcacagacacacctcagagtagagccacactaaacctccatcagtactgactcacagacacacctcagagtagagacacactaaacctccatcagtactgactcacagacacacctcagagtagagccacactaaacctccatcagtactgactcacagacacacctcagagtagagccacactaaacctccatcagtactgactccagacacacctcagagtagagccacactaaacctccatcagtactgactcacagacacacctcagagtagagccacactaaacctccatcagtactgactcagacacacctcagagtagagccacactaaacctccatcagtactgactcagacacacctcagagtagagccacactaaacctccatcagtactgactcagacacacctcagagtagagccacactaaacctccatcagtactgactcacagacacacctcagagtagagccacactaaacctccatcagtactgactcagacacacctcagagtagagccacactaaacctccatcagtactgactcacagacacacctcagagtagagccacactaaacctccatcagtactgactcagacacacctcagagtagagccacactaaacctccatcagtactgactcagacacacctcagagtagagccacactaaacctccatcagtactgactcacagacacacctcagagtagagccacactaaacctccTTCAGTACTGACTCACAGACTAGTTCTAGTGAAGTAGAGATTTGTAGTTAAAAGGTCCGTTCTGTAGCGTGGTAGGCAGACTAGGCACACTGTGTCTTGTTCTGAGTTCCTCATTACTGCGTTTCATAGGAAATGAATGTATATTTATAGTGAAGAGACTAGTTAAGGGCAGAAAGGAGCTCTGCTGGCTAAGAGCATCAGCATTGTTTGCTGTTCCCATCATGAAATATCAATTACTGTGGCTTTTACCGAACACTGAGCATGAggcccaaatggctccctatatagtgcactacttttgacaagtagtgcattatatagggaataaggtaccATTTGGGCCGCAAGCCAGCTACTTCATCACCTGGTATCTACAGTATGGGGTAAATCCCCTTTTTCTATTTGAACcaaaccttccatacatatttgcccattTGTAGAAGTGCTGAAAAGTGACTttattttggacctgaatgccaaaacattccagAGGTAAAGGTGCtgaaagttgacccattttgcgtACCACACCATGAGACGGCCATGTcgtcatcactggaaaagataaatggTTATGATggatataatttaaaagcttacaaacaggttGGATGTAATGGCATTTATTTATCTAGAAGTACAGATGTTACATGGTTGACTTTCCCCCAGAATTCAACCACCCCTGGGCATTTCCACAGGACATGCTGAAAAGTACCAAGGTCCCCAGAACTCACATAATGGTGATGGATTAATACCATGTGATGTcttttttaagtgtttttttttaattcattaaTTGGTGATTGGCGTTTCTAGATGATCCAAATATCTTTTTCTGTACCGTCTCCCAATTTATTTGTCTGTCAGAAAGTGTAAAATCTTTTTCCAATAAAGTGGATAGAGTTCATGGTTTTTGTGCTGCTACAATGAATCGACTATAGATGTCAGAAACAACTCCTTTTGAGTGGCGTCTGTCCATTAGGCATTTGACCAATGGGTGTACTGCTAGCTCTGCTCCCCAGGGGACCCCATAGGCTGGCGTGGGTAAACAGAGTTGAAGGTGAATCTGGGACATTACAACACTGGTGGATTTCCTGGAAACGGTGGAGTCCATTCACATTGAGTATGTCTTTGAAAGTAATAATAcccagccttccctgtggctcagttggtagagcatggtgtttgcaacgccagcatggtgtgtgcaacgccagggttgtgggttcgattcccacgggggccagtacaaaaaaaaatgaaaaaataaatgcatgaaatgaaatgtatgcattcactactgtaagtcgctctggataagagcgtctgctaaatgactaaaatgtaatgtaaatgttagaCCAAGAATCTGATATAAATAGTTTCTTACACGCGGAGAATTCTTTATTACGCCATATTGGAAAGTATGAATTAAGATCTAGATCTCATGCTTCTCTGTAGCTTTCCACACGTTTACTGAGTATGCTATAATGGTCCAAATAATAATGCACGTTTTTAAGAGTCAATTCAGAAACTAATAAATATTGTAATCGAATTGGAGAAACTATTGACTCTCCTATAGCACGCCAAGGAATAGAAGCCTGGGTTCAACCAGGGCTTCAGGAAATTCATGTGGAATGATAGGTGTTAAAATGTTAGGTTTGGAACTGCAAGTCCACCTAATGCTTTTGTTCTCTGTTACTGTTGCACATTTAATCTGTGGTCTCGTTCTCCCACAAATGAACTTGTTTATGACAGAGTCCCGTTTAGACCAGTAGTCTGTAGGAGGAGGCAGTGGTAATTGAGATTTTGAATAATTGAGagtctttttatatattttttaaatcttttgaaaaagtcactttctgaccacttcatCCAAGGCTAAACGTATGGATGTTTTgtttaaagggaaagggaaagggggatacctaggcagttgtacaactgaatgccttcaactcaaatgtgtcttccgtatttaacccaacccccccatcacatccacgtcttcggcgcccggggaacagtgggttaactgccttgctcaggggcagaacgacagatttttaccttgtcagctcgggattcgatccagcaaccttttggttactggcccagcgctctaaggATGTTGTCagagtgattgaattcaaatggatttcccATTTTAGCTTAATTCATATCCTTATTTTAAATCAAACAGGTTTAAGTCCATatatcttcctgtttctttctctcccacATTATCTCTTTCTAGCATTTCTGCTTTGTCTGCTTTATTTCTCATTGATACCACATAAATGTCCTTTCACATTTAACATGAGAATATCTTATTCTTACTCGGTCTTTAACAGGTCAGTTTACGCGATATCTTCGCCGACTTTACTGTTTGATATCTTGGTCTTCCTCTCTATATAGGGTGAGAGGAAGAACACTCTATGGCAGTATACATATTtacatcctggtcttcctcctcctcctcctctctgtctataggGCGTGAGGAAGATGAGTAGTGGTGAAGCTCCTCCCACCATCACCATGGCTCTGATCAACCCCCAGTCCGCCTCcgtctcctcggacaccaaaCAGTCCTCCACTCAGCAGCTCTCCATCAGTGTGTGAGTAACATGGTAGTAACATAGTAATAGCTTTGTAGTAACATATGAGTAACAGCCTCCGCTGACACCAATGTGTGCTCTACACAGCAGAGAAACATTGGAGTAACGTAGTAGTAACGTAGTAGTAACTCAGGAGTAATACAGTAGTAACATGGTAGTAACAACCTCCGCTGACACCAAGCAGTCCGCCACCTAGGAACTCCATCAGCGTTGTGAGTAACACTGGAGTAACACTGCAgtaacatcagccgatgtcacaaagtgctgtacagaaacccagcctaaaaccccaaacagcaaccagtgcagatgtagaagcacgtgaTGATATAGAATTTGTCATCTTTGTGAGATTGTGGTAACATGTAATCTGTTGTTCAGGTGTGCTGCTCTGTACTCCTACAAGCCCTGTCGTTCTGAGGAACTGGAGCTGAGGAAGGGGGAGATGGTGGGGGTGTATGGGAAGTTTAAGGAGGGCTGGCTCCGAGGCCTCTCTCTACGGACGGGCAAAGTGGGCATCCTGCCCGGCAACTACGTCACACCTGTCCTCAGGTAAGTGGGAGAGCTATTTCTACCGGTTTCATTAGGCGGACCGTGAGAAACAAGTGACAATTGTTTTTGGggttataatgttgtgtttttATATAATCATTGAGAGGATCAGCCTTACTGTTAGACGATGTATGTGTCATCATTGACCACTTTCCTACAGTGGTTCCATCTTTTTGACTTTCATTTGTGTCATGGACACCTCATTTATTGATTTTGACAGCAATATCTATCTATTTCCTGTCTGCCACAGAACCTCTGCCAGGCTCTTGGAGTCCAAGGCAGTGACGGCAGGCCCTGGTACAGTCCCTGGAAGAAGAACCTCCTCGTCCTCCAAAACGCCAGCGGTGGTTCTAGCTCTCCACAGGGTCAACTCAGATGAAACTAGTTACTCTACTGGACAACGGGTTCCGCAGCAGTCCACCTCCGTGGCCACGCAGCTTGTGACGTCATCAGGCGGCGCCACCAGAAAGTCCCGGCACGGGGTGGGCTCGGAGGGATGGGACACAGTGAGGAGAGTCTTCCATCGTTCACACAGAGGTGAGAGTGGCGGAAGTTCGTAACTCTACAAAGTTCCATTTTCAATGGTTGGATGGCTCCAAAGTTGGTTATTATCCTAACATTATGCATTATTTAACAGTCAGAGATAGTAAACCTGTAAAGACTTCTCTGTTCTAGTTTGTATATGTCTGATAATCACAAAATGGAACCCAGAACAGTGCAGTGGAAATTAGATTGATTTGACAAGGATCCATTTTGAGTGATTTCAAAGCCTTTTTAATGTTCCCTCAGGCTCATCTCAGCGGGGAAACCACTACCCCCACACCACCATCTCTTCCAGCTCAGCCCTTCaatcccagacccagacccacagTCAGAGCTCATCCCAGAACTCATCCCAGCGCTGTAACCACTACCCCCACACTACCAGCGCCACCTCAGGCCTTCAACCCCATTCTCAGTCCCATTCTCACAGCCAGAACTTTAGCCATATTCAGGCCCCTGGCTACTCCCCTGCTCTGCTCAGGAAGAAACAACACATGAGCATCCTGCCCAATCACAACAGATCTCTGGCTTGGATGTCTGAGGGACCCGCGCCCTCTAGTGGTGGTTTTATGAAGGACAGGGACACTGCTGCTAGAGAGACGTTTGATAGGCAGGTGTTGGAGACAAGGCAAGCAGCATCGAATGGTCAGCAGTCCATCAACTCCATCCTCGTGAAACCAGACGCCCTCAAGAACAACACAGAGAAGGTAACACACCTGCCGTCTAGGTATTATTAagtagtggcgcagcggtctaaggcactgcatctcagtacttgaggcgtcactatggacaccctggttcgattccaggctgtatcacaactggccatgattgggagtcccatagggcagcgcacagttggcccagcgtcgtctgggtttggccggtgtagaccatcattgtaaataagaatttgttcttagctggcttgcctagttaaataaaggttaaattaaaaaaacatacaaaataaatgtaaaagtaGTTTTGAGGGAGAGTTGACTGGCTTCATGTCTACTTTGACTTCTAATTCAGATTGTCTTTATTGTGAAATTCTCTCTTACCATGAACTCTTTCACGTAGCAAATGCTGACTGCCACTGTCTGCTATATCCAGCATCAATCATCTTTATTCCTATTCCACTACTGTATCATAATGCCAACATTGTTTGTGTGTTGTATCCCTCAGCCCACCAAGTCAGTGCGGTTCCTGACCCAGCCTGATTCCCCTCCACCACGGCCCAGGACCACCTCCCTGCCCTCGGGTAGCCAGCCTCCCTCCAGTGCTCACCCTGGTCCCCCTCCCCTGGAGGTCTGGGCTCCATCACTCACACTGGGGCGAGATGGGCCTGGGATCATACTGAAAGAAGGCAAGGCTCCTGTTCTTAGGAAAGGTCTGGAGACAAACCCCTCAGATGTTCTGACTTCCAATCAGAAACCAGCACCATCAGCGTCAATACTGTCCAGCAGCCCTAGCAGGTACAGTGAGTTTCATTCAAATTACAGTACACATCAACTCTACAGGAAAGGGAGATAGATATACCAATGTTGACATTGTAATGGTTATGGGGGCAGCTGTGATCTGTGATGAGAGTAACAAGCACCTCCTCTTTCACAAACTGACCTGCTTAGTGTCTTATTTCAGGAAGTAGGATTTCTGTATTCTGAATGTGATGGTGGTCCTCTGTTGCTCGCTTGCATCACCAAGGGTCGTTAGTTCCTCCTGTACtcctgttcacccataactgcaTGGTCAaccacgactccaacatcatcattaagtttgctgacgacacaacagaggtaggcctgatcaccgacagatgagacagcctatagggaggaggtcagagacctggcagtgtggtgtcaggataacaacctctccctcaacgtggtcaagacaaaggaggtgatcgtggactagaggaaaaggagggccgagcacagccctattctcatcgactgggctgtagtggagcaggttgggagcttcaagttccctggtgtccacatcaccaactaactatcatggtacaaacacaccaagacagtcatgaagatggcacgacaacgccttttcaccctcaggagactgaaaagatttggcattggtcctcaaaaagttatacagctgcaccatcgagagcatcctgactagttgcattaccgcctggtatggcaactgcccagcctccgaccgcaaggcactacagagggtagtgcgtatggcccagtacatcactggggccaagcttcctgccatccagggcctttatttacatttacatttacattttagtcatttagcagacgctcttatccagagcgacttacagtagtgaatgcatacatttcatttcatacattttttgttcccgtactggtcccccgtgggaatcgaacccacaaccctggcattgcaaacaccatgctctaccaactgagccacaatgacaacaagctcagtccgatgatgctgtgacacaccgccccagaccatgacggaccctccacctccaaatcgatcccgctccagagtacaggcctcggtgtaacgctcattcctttggcgataaacgcaaatccgaccatcacccctggtgagacaaaaccgcgaatcgtcagtgaagagcactttttgccagtcctgtctggtccagtgatggTGGGTATGTgctcataggcgacgttgttgccagtgatgtctggtgaggacctgccttacatcaggataacaagccctcagtccagcctctctcagcctattgcggacagtctgagcactgatggagggagtgtgcgttcctggtgtaactcgggaaaTTGTTGTTgcaatcctgtacctgtcccgcaggtgtgatttcCGAATgttccgatcctgtgcaggtgttgttacacgtggtctgccattgcgaggacgatcagctgtccgtcctgtctccctgtagcgttgtcttaggcgtctcacagtacggacattggcattttttgccctggccacatctgcagtcctcatgcctccttgcagcatgcctaaggcctgagcatctttctttaggtgcttttcagagtcagtagaaaggcctctttagtgtcctaagttttcataactgtgacctcaattgcctaccgtctgtaagctgttagtgtcttaacaaccgttccacaggtgcatgttcaataattgtttatggttcattgaacaagcatgggaaacagtgtttaaaccctttacaatgaagatctgtgaagttatttggatttttacaaataatCTTTGAAagaagggtcctgaaaaagggcacttttctttttttgctgagtttatatgtatagGAAGTGGCGGCAAGATAGTCTTAAGAGAAGGCTAGAGTGAGGGCAGAATGCCCCACTGACAATTGTTGGCATTTATAAAGAGAAGTGTCTACGTGGTCAGAAAACCACTGGAACCTTTGAAGATACATATGGTAAATACCGAAGAAGTGTCTCCGTGTGTCTGCAGCCATTACTAATAGCACGTGGTGTTATTTTATATGTATAGGATGTTGCGTCAAAAGAACCGTTGAAGATACATATGGCATAAGATGTAACGATAGTCTACGTGGTCTGAGAACCACTGATAATAGCACGAAGTGTTACTGTAGGCATTTTAAGTCGTTGAAGTTGCACATGAGTGGTGTGGATGTCTGTAGGCATTCACGTTGATCTGTAACATTATATAGGGAATTTGTGTATGTGAGAGATATGAAAGGAGAACATACTATTGCCGAATATGCTGTTAAATAGAACAACTAGTGTAAATATCTAAACCCCTGAAAGAATAGAACACTAGTCTAAAGGAGGAATTGGTGAAGTATACTgggttactagagatttgataaagtaaCAATGGAGAAAAATAATAAACAACTTGCACACCTACACATAGGAGTACGTAAGTGGTGCAAAAAGTATTCTGAGAAATGTTCAGAGTGGTCCCTccatggatcatttgataaagaaaAGGTTAAAGCATTGTATGACTGTCTAAAGGGTCTGGGAAATAGAGTCTCAGACAAAGATTGGCGTATATCCACTTTTGGTAAAGGTACAGGACTTGACTTACCCCTAACCAATAAAACTATAAATAGAACCAATGAATTAATGTTGAACATGATTCTGTTAACTAAATTTAAGGCTACAATTTATTGTACTCCCAATGGAGTTTTCATTGATATCCCAAATTATAACGCTCTAAACCAATTTGTGAGTAGGCAAAATGGAAACTGCCTGTTTCCCTGTCTGTGCTGTCTCAGGTGCCAGACGTATTATGGACAGAGTGCGCCATCTACAGGGGACTGATATAGTCTCGATATAGTCTCGAGAGCTACCTCCAAAGTTTCTCTTCCCTTCTGAATTGGCCGATGTATTTTATAAATTCAGCGCATTACATGTTAATCTTAAAATAGACTTTTAATAAGTTTCAATACAAGGTCACACATATGTTGTGATGTGCTGCAAAGCAACTCTTCATAGCTATTGGATGTCTGTAATAATGCTAAAATTCTCTACCTCTGCCACACACCTGCAAatgtgcatgcacacactcctCTCAACTCTACCAGAGGCTACTTCAACCGAATCACATAAAAAGTATCAAATGTACAGAGCCAGTTGCAGGGCTGCATTTAGTGGTTTAGGATTTCAAGGCTAAAAATGTTAGGCAGGAATTATACAAACCTAGGCTGTGTATATGAATATCAAACGCGTGGCTGAATTATGCTGGCTAATGTGGGGGGACTGGCTGGTGAAGGCCTCTGTATGGTATGTGGCTAGGGAGTCCTGCCCTGCTATGCACCAGTCACACCTTAGCCCCAGGATGGGAGGGGGTGAAGGGCCTCCCCTTGGCACAGTGAGGGCCAGGGACGTTTACTCAGCTGGGTCTGCAGACTGGTGTGTGTGGCACTGCagccgcgcacacacacacacacacactagatggcACCCACCCAAACCCCTTGTTTATTTTAGTAACAGGCTGTGGCAGTGAAGTTATTTTACTATAGTATTCGGTAACAACTACTACAATTATGTCCCTTTCAAGTTCAACTCCTGGGCCAATGTGTAATTCTCGCTTTCACGGGTccgggaaaaaaataaataaaataaataaataaatatatatataataatatcacattcCTGCTACATGACAGGTAAACTAACCAACAACCTCCCCTTCAAAACAAACCAACCGTCATAGACTCAGGTATTAGGCCAGATAGGTGGGCAAAACTTCACGTTAAGCGCCACTAACCCAACTTTCATTACGAGCTAGCTTCTTATCATTTCGCTTATAAAAACAAGCCAAGTCAATAATTACAGCTTAGAAACACGCTAAACTACATAGAACTAAACTGTAAAAAAATGTCAACTGTCTTCCTTCAGGAAGCCAGCAGAAATGTCTGACAAGCTGCCTCATCCCCCCCCCTTCCCTCTGTGGTTTGCAAAGTGTGCGAGGATAGAAATGTCTAATCGTCGTCTGCAATGTGGGTGGCATTCCCCTCGACCCCGTGAACACTGCGGCTACACAAACGCCGACGAAGCTCCGACAGGCGCGGCTCTGTTTTCTGTCCTCTTGCACAGCCTCAACCCCTCAGAAAACCAGTAAAACAAAGAAATCCCGTCCCTGGTCTGCACGGTGCACTCTGTCCAGCGAGCATATATCAGCCCTTCATAGTCAGGCTCTACAAGTCCAGCGCACTCCTACTTTCCTCTTTTTCACCCTGACCCAAGAACATGATTTGTTTTGAGTCCGGTGGCTGGAGGAAAGGTGAGGAGGGTGTGGGGGCAGGTTTATACTAGCTTTATACTAGCTTTTATAGCTTCacttttacacctgttgtattcagcatttcactgtaaggttctacacctgttgtattcggctcatgtgacaaataacattgacGTAAAATGTAtacatgcatgactgtaagtctctTTGAATAaaggcatctgctaaatggcatctaTTATGTTATGTTAGATGGAAAATCTCTTTCTCTATCGTCCCTCAGACACAGAGTAGGGACGTCATACCAGGCCCAGACGGAGTCAGAGATGAGCCTGATGCAGGGTGAGCCTGTCCTGCTCCACAGACATCGGCCCGACGGACGGGTTCTGCTCACCCAGGAGAGCAGTGGCCACACGGGCCTCTTCCATAGCAGTGTTCTACAGTTCTTAGACCGGTTCAGTTGACTGCCTGAAGTGTTTAGTTGTTATTATTATATGTGTGTTTTTCACATATAAATAGAATGACTAGCATGGGAAAGCTCCCTAGACCGCGACAATTTGATAGTACACTCAATATGGCCGCTGGCCCACCCAGGTACAATCAATTTGGCCGCCAGCCTACCCCATCATGTAATGTTGACTTGAAAACCAATGTCCATTCTagctattctatttctatggatcTCCATGTGTTGACACTGCCAAATGAGATGCCCAAactgtggaagtgtgtgtgtgtgtgtgttttatctgtgtgttgaaaataatatattatactgccatataatgactatatataaagtatgtggacaccccttcacattttgtggatttggctgtttcagccacacctgttggtgaccggtgtataaaattgagcacacagccatgcaatctccatagacacaaattggcagtagaatagccttactgaagagctcagtgaaatGTATATTTGGTAcatggatgccacctttccaacaagtcagtttgtcaaatttctgccctgctagagcttccccggtcgactgtaagtgctgttattgtgaagtggaaatgtctaggagcaacaacggctcagccgcaaagtggtaggccacagaagttcacagaacgggaccgctgagtgctgaagcgtgtaaaaattgtctgtcctcggttacaacactctctaccgagttccaaactgcctctggaagcaacgtcagcacaataactgttcgtctata
The sequence above is drawn from the Salmo salar chromosome ssa05, Ssal_v3.1, whole genome shotgun sequence genome and encodes:
- the sh3rf2 gene encoding E3 ubiquitin-protein ligase SH3RF2 isoform X4, whose amino-acid sequence is MRTHSHTEAEPCTHSKMEKLAVLDLLECPLCLERLDVSAKVLPCQDTSWKPSLHQQETSRPGAKIELHCPECHTLVQARSVEELPPNLLVRLLKGLNQGSMGPGRDRNKPSARYMVSSARGREAQQQHQKQQQQNPHSDQQHRERQPGKNEGDVLTVIRRADENWIEGKLGDKVGIFPLHFTEPFTEAAAKLLEEKTWKGSDSSAESRPGIGSESGVSNSGTGDSTNPDRATFFGATQSPTKTPNISALSTTQGKQQQANSSTLYQSNQTQPSKISGLYQSTQAPQPANINSVYQPTQGRGQPPSVSALNSLNHQVQQSQLSQPSAPPPNHSSSHRSGVTSQRVKRNSERTGRHLSQQSSFLFTEQGVRKMSSGEAPPTITMALINPQSASVSSDTKQSSTQQLSISVCAALYSYKPCRSEELELRKGEMVGVYGKFKEGWLRGLSLRTGKVGILPGNYVTPVLRTSARLLESKAVTAGPGTVPGRRTSSSSKTPAVVLALHRVNSDETSYSTGQRVPQQSTSVATQLVTSSGGATRKSRHGVGSEGWDTVRRVFHRSHRGSSQRGNHYPHTTISSSSALQSQTQTHSQSSSQNSSQRCNHYPHTTSATSGLQPHSQSHSHSQNFSHIQAPGYSPALLRKKQHMSILPNHNRSLAWMSEGPAPSSGGFMKDRDTAARETFDRQVLETRQAASNGQQSINSILVKPDALKNNTEKPTKSVRFLTQPDSPPPRPRTTSLPSGSQPPSSAHPGPPPLEVWAPSLTLGRDGPGIILKEGKAPVLRKGLETNPSDVLTSNQKPAPSASILSSSPSRHRVGTSYQAQTESEMSLMQGEPVLLHRHRPDGRVLLTQESSGHTGLFHSSVLQFLDRFS
- the sh3rf2 gene encoding E3 ubiquitin-protein ligase SH3RF2 isoform X2; protein product: MRTHSHTEAEPCTHSKMEKLAVLDLLECPLCLERLDVSAKVLPCQDTSWKPSLHQQETSRPGAKIELHCPECHTLVQARSVEELPPNLLVRLLKGLNQGSMGPGRDRNKPSARYMVSSARGREAQQQHQKQQQQNPHSDQQHRERQPGKNEFIARALYDHRENVPGVIDMASGDIIILRQKVDENWYYGDTNSSSGLVAANMIQIIDQQQTPPQCQSQQSQTQPQFQSQPLALCKALYDFDSKEMNVNLDDCKDCLTFHKGDVLTVIRRADENWIEGKLGDKVGIFPLHFTEPFTEAAAKLLEEKTWKGSDSSAESRPGIGSESGVSNSGTGDSTNPDRATFFGATQSPTKTPNISALSTTQGKQQQANSSTLYQSNQTQPSKISGLYQSTQAPQPANINSVYQPTQGRGQPPSVSALNSLNHQVQQSQLSQPSAPPPNHSSSHRSGVTSQRVKRNSERTGRHLSQQVSPQGVRKMSSGEAPPTITMALINPQSASVSSDTKQSSTQQLSISVCAALYSYKPCRSEELELRKGEMVGVYGKFKEGWLRGLSLRTGKVGILPGNYVTPVLRTSARLLESKAVTAGPGTVPGRRTSSSSKTPAVVLALHRVNSDETSYSTGQRVPQQSTSVATQLVTSSGGATRKSRHGVGSEGWDTVRRVFHRSHRGSSQRGNHYPHTTISSSSALQSQTQTHSQSSSQNSSQRCNHYPHTTSATSGLQPHSQSHSHSQNFSHIQAPGYSPALLRKKQHMSILPNHNRSLAWMSEGPAPSSGGFMKDRDTAARETFDRQVLETRQAASNGQQSINSILVKPDALKNNTEKPTKSVRFLTQPDSPPPRPRTTSLPSGSQPPSSAHPGPPPLEVWAPSLTLGRDGPGIILKEGKAPVLRKGLETNPSDVLTSNQKPAPSASILSSSPSRHRVGTSYQAQTESEMSLMQGEPVLLHRHRPDGRVLLTQESSGHTGLFHSSVLQFLDRFS
- the sh3rf2 gene encoding E3 ubiquitin-protein ligase SH3RF2 isoform X3, giving the protein MRTHSHTEAEPCTHSKMEKLAVLDLLECPLCLERLDVSAKVLPCQDTSWKPSLHQQETSRPGAKIELHCPECHTLVQARSVEELPPNLLVRLLKGLNQGSMGPGRDRNKPSARYMVSSARGREAQQQHQKQQQQNPHSDQQHRERQPGKNEFIARALYDHRENVPGVIDMASGDIIILRQKVDENWYYGDTNSSSGLVAANMIQIIDQQQTPPQCQSQQSQTQPQFQSQPLALCKALYDFDSKEMNVNLDDCKDCLTFHKGDVLTVIRRADENWIEGKLGDKVGIFPLHFTEPFTEAAAKLLEEKTWKGSDSSAESRPGIGSESGVSNSGTGDSTNPDRATFFGATQSPTKTPNISALSTTQGKQQQANSSTLYQSNQTQPSKISGLYQSTQAPQPANINSVYQPTQGRGQPPSVSALNSLNHQVQQSQLSQPSAPPPNHSSSHRSGVTSQRVKRNSERTGRHLSQQGVRKMSSGEAPPTITMALINPQSASVSSDTKQSSTQQLSISVCAALYSYKPCRSEELELRKGEMVGVYGKFKEGWLRGLSLRTGKVGILPGNYVTPVLRTSARLLESKAVTAGPGTVPGRRTSSSSKTPAVVLALHRVNSDETSYSTGQRVPQQSTSVATQLVTSSGGATRKSRHGVGSEGWDTVRRVFHRSHRGSSQRGNHYPHTTISSSSALQSQTQTHSQSSSQNSSQRCNHYPHTTSATSGLQPHSQSHSHSQNFSHIQAPGYSPALLRKKQHMSILPNHNRSLAWMSEGPAPSSGGFMKDRDTAARETFDRQVLETRQAASNGQQSINSILVKPDALKNNTEKPTKSVRFLTQPDSPPPRPRTTSLPSGSQPPSSAHPGPPPLEVWAPSLTLGRDGPGIILKEGKAPVLRKGLETNPSDVLTSNQKPAPSASILSSSPSRHRVGTSYQAQTESEMSLMQGEPVLLHRHRPDGRVLLTQESSGHTGLFHSSVLQFLDRFS